A portion of the Apus apus isolate bApuApu2 chromosome 3, bApuApu2.pri.cur, whole genome shotgun sequence genome contains these proteins:
- the TMEM214 gene encoding transmembrane protein 214 — protein sequence MAAAAPAPAGVGRWEVVRKGRRPAGGTGSRRALGEANAGRALPLGAPIATSNTIFELGFERPLKKQNKEQVPPAAAPAPQPRRHHAPKSTRKPSASDTSTKPGKCRSLEEALRALDLVDLQKELEKSQSVFPENPSVWVKDLAGYLNCKLQAPQSDPLLSQHPHDYPYCLVSKPLRNIIRSLLGRAAGVLELFFDHCIYTMLQELDKTPRESLHGYRICIQALLLDRPRIATMNLGKYLEVLRSHQNRPAKCLTVLWALGQAGFADLHEGLKVWLGVMFPVLGIKALSPYAVAYLDRLLMMHPNLTKGFGMIGPKDFFPLLDFAFMPNNSLPPSLQEQLRQLYPRLKVLAFGARPETSLHTYFPSFLSRATPSCPPSMKKELLTSMSQCLSLDPLSFSVWRQLYTKHLSQTSLLLNHLLESWDSSSKKVHQALQETVRSFQVTNEELVARGLRGDQDMAACDAACKELLRRMKGQSFPWSRLLLVLLVFSAGFLLHDVRTHGSFQASSSARLLRSSGILPAWQQAWQRASSCCLEGYRWLARTLPVYGSQAAAVLQPWLEQLWVQSATVAQHMSECCSSLLSWLHHSLPWFAEWLQSKLPESLLHLAQCVRELLLFLVQSCLLLLLEGVAAMLERGWQLWGNVCSGEVSLGCVGEHLAGFTYSSWIYLQNTTVTITNWALAMISGH from the exons ATGGCGgcagcggccccggccccggcgggcGTTGGGCGATGGGAGGTGGTGCGGAAAGGCCGGCGGCCCGCGGGAGGCACCGGCAGCCGCCGCGCCTTGGGCGAGGCCAACGCCGGTCGGGCGCTGCCTCTGGGCG ctcctaTCGCCACCTCCAACACCATCTTCGAGCTGGGCTTCGAGCGGCCACTGAAGAAGCAGAACAAGGAGCAGGTGCCCCCCGCTGCCGcgcctgccccccagccccgccggcaCCACGCGCCCAAGAGCACCAGGAAGCCCTCGGCCAGCGACACCAGCACCAAGCCCGGCAAGTGCCGCTCGCTGGAGGAAGCCCTGAGAGCT CTCGACCTGGTGGAtttgcagaaggagctggaaaaaagCCAGAGTGTGTTTCCTGAGAACCCCTCTGTCTGGGTGAAGGACCTGGCTGGGTACCTCAACTGCAAGCTGCAGGCACCCCAGAGTGACCCCCTGCTCAGTCAGCACCCCCACG ACTACCCGTACTGCCTGGTGAGCAAACCCCTGCGGAACATCATCCGGTCCCTGCTGGGGAGGGCGGCTGGCGTGCTGGAGCTCTTCTTTGACCACTGTATCTACAccatgctgcaggagctggacaAGACCCCAA GGGAGTCCTTGCACGGGTACAGGATCTGCATCCAGGCGCTGCTGCTGGACAGGCCACGGATCGCCACCATGAACCTGGGCAAG TACCTGGAGGTGCTGCGGTCCCATCAGAACCGGCCAGCCAAGTGCCTGACGGTGCTGTGGGCGCTGGGACAGGCCGGCTTTGCTGACCTCCATGAAGGCCTGAAAG tgTGGCTCGGTGTCATGTTCCCAGTGCTCGGCATCAAGGCTCTCTCCCCGTACGCCGTGGCCTACCTGGACCGGCTGCTGAT GATGCACCCCAACCTGACCAAAGGCTTCGGCATGATTGGACCCAAGGACTTCTTCCCCCTTCTGGACTTTGCCTTCATGCCCAACAACTCACTGCCCCCCAG cctgcaggagcagctgcgGCAGCTCTACCCACGCCTGAAGGTGCTGGCGTTCGGTGCGAGGCCCGAGACCTCTCTGCACACCtacttcccttccttcctctcccgCGCCACGCCGAGCTGCCCCCCCAGCATGAAGAAAGAG ctccTGACTTCCATGAGCCAGTGCCTGAGCCTGGACCCACTGAGCTTCAGTGTCTGGAGGCAACTCTACACCAAGCACCTCTCCCAGACCAG TTTGCTTCTGAACCATCTGTTGGAGtcctgggacagcagcagcaagaag GTGCACCAGGCGCTGCAGGAGACAGTTCGCTCATTCCAAGTGACAAATGAGGAGCTGGTGGCACGGGGGCTCCGTGGTGACCAGGACATGGCTGCCTGCGATGCTGCCTGCAAG gagctgctgcgCAGGATGAAGGGACAGAGCTTCCCCTGGTCACGGCTACTCCTCGTCCTCCTGGTCTTCAGTGCCGGTTTCCTCCTGCACGATGTGCGGACACACGGCTCCTTCCAGG cctcctcctccgcTCGCCTGCTCCGTTCTTCTGGTATcctgccagcctggcagcaggcCTGGCAGAgggcctccagctgctgcctcgAAGGGTACAG GTGGCTGGCGCGGACTCTCCCGGTTTAtggctcccaggctgctgccgTCCTGCAGCcgtggctggagcagctctgggtgcagaGTGCCACGGTGGCCCAGCACATGTCCGAGTgttgctcctctctgctctcctggctcCACCACAGCCTGCCCTGGTTTGCTGAGTGG ctccagtcCAAGCTCCCCGAGTCCCTGCTGCACTTGGCCCAGTGTGtccgggagctgctgctgttcctggtgca
- the MAPRE3 gene encoding LOW QUALITY PROTEIN: microtubule-associated protein RP/EB family member 3 (The sequence of the model RefSeq protein was modified relative to this genomic sequence to represent the inferred CDS: deleted 1 base in 1 codon): MIRASPQQLGMALGPRQLGLPPPWRICHLRSHRDGSQNSSCQSQQLCSPQCCGAAGPAQAAPGLVGQLQPWHHHSGAGRTVQSHVLFPTEAGISSQTMRMQRWGMAVNVYSTSVTSENLSRHDMLAWVNDSLQLNYTKIEQLCSGAAYCQFMDMLFPGCVHLRKVKFQAKLEHEYIHNFKVLQAAFKKMGVDKIIAVERLVKGKFQDNFEFIQWFKKFFDANYDGKEYNPLLARQGQDAAPPPNPGDHIFNKPKKPIGTAVPQRTSPTGPKNTPNPARLGTVPSGILRKNSPAARNGSTEADAQILELNQQLMDLKLTVDGLEKERDFYFSKLRDIELICQEHENENSPIITGIISVLYATEEGFAPPEDDELEEQQPEDQDEY, encoded by the exons ATGATCCGGGCATCACCACAGCAGCTGGGCATGGCGCTCGGCCCCCGCCAGCTTGGTCTGCCACCCCCCTGGCGGATTTGTCACTTGAGAAGCCACCGGGACGGCTCCCAAAATAGCAGCTGCCagtcacagcagctctgctcgCCCCAGTGCTGCGGTGCTGCTGGGCCAGCACAGGCCGCCCCAGGCCTTGttgggcagctgcagccttggCACCACCACTCCGGTGCCGGCAGGACGGTGCAGAGCCACGTTTTGTTCCCCACTGAGGCCGGGATTAGCAGCCAGACAATGAGAATGCAGCG CTGGGGCATGGCCGTCAACGTGTACTCGACGTCGGTGACCAGCGAGAACCTGAGCCGCCACGACATGCTGGCCTGGGTCAATGACTCCCTGCAACTCAACTACACCAAGATCGAGCAGCTCTGCTCCG GGGCTGCCTATTGCCAGTTCATGGACATGCTGTTTCCTGGCTGCGTCCACCTGCGGAAGGTCAAGTTCCAGGCTAAACTGGAGCATGAGTATATCCACAACTTCAAGGTGCTGCAGGCGGCCTTCAAAAAGATGGGGGTGGACAAG ATCATCGCAGTGGAGAGGCTGGTGAAAGGTAAATTCCAGGACAACTTCGAGTTCATCCAGTGGTTCAAGAAGTTCTTTGATGCCAACTACGACGGGAAGGAGTACAACCCGCTGCTGGCACGGCAGGGCCAGGATGCTgca ccccccccaaacccaggTGATCACATCTTCAACAAACCCAAGAAACCCATTGGCACTGCAG TCCCCCAGAGGACCTCCCCCACCGGCCCTAAAAACACGCCGAACCCAGCTCGCCTCGGCACTGTCCCCAGCGGCATCCTCCGGAAGAACTCCCCAGCTGCCCGGAATGGGAGCACTGAGGCTGACGCACAGATCCTGGAGCTCAACCAGCAG CTGATGGACCTGAAGCTGACGGTGGACGGGCTGGAGAAGGAGCGAGATTTCTATTTCAGCAAACTGCGGGACATCGAGCTGATCTGCCAGGAGCATGAGAACGAGAACAGCCCCATCATCACTGGCATCATCAGTGTCCTTTATGCTACAGAG GAGGGCTTCGCCCCACCAGAGGACGatgagctggaggagcagcagccagaggacCAGGACGAGTACTAA